The Tistrella bauzanensis genome includes a region encoding these proteins:
- a CDS encoding ABC transporter permease, whose protein sequence is MSTTTSASGGDRLGRAMMRLYLGLFLFYLFLPLVVMGAATFNDSRLPTVTPWTGTTLKWFEALYHDSQMWDGLVTSLLAGAGVVVVAVPVGTAAALLLDGLRGRSRSFAFALMVSPLLTPGVIIGISTLVFWRQLAVGGGLFLIIVAQSTYIAAYVMLMVQARLQRFDRGLEDAARDLGASPWMSFRRITLPFLAPTMVAGAFIAFLQSFENYNTTLFVRGFDTPLTVYIASKVRTGVTPAVNALGLILIALTIIGAVVYELLRRRAARRIPPVS, encoded by the coding sequence TCCGGCGGCGACCGCCTGGGCCGGGCGATGATGCGGCTCTATCTGGGCCTGTTCCTGTTCTATCTGTTTCTGCCGCTGGTGGTGATGGGTGCCGCCACCTTCAATGACAGCCGGCTGCCCACCGTGACGCCCTGGACCGGCACCACCCTGAAATGGTTCGAGGCGCTGTACCACGACAGCCAGATGTGGGACGGGCTGGTGACCAGCCTGCTGGCAGGGGCCGGTGTGGTGGTGGTGGCAGTGCCGGTGGGCACGGCCGCGGCCCTGCTGCTCGATGGCCTGCGCGGCCGATCGCGCAGCTTCGCCTTCGCGCTGATGGTCTCGCCGCTGCTGACGCCCGGCGTGATCATCGGCATTTCGACCCTGGTGTTCTGGCGTCAGCTCGCGGTGGGCGGCGGGCTGTTCCTGATCATTGTCGCCCAATCCACCTATATCGCGGCCTATGTGATGCTGATGGTGCAGGCCCGGCTGCAACGCTTCGATCGCGGGCTGGAAGATGCCGCCCGCGATCTGGGCGCCAGCCCGTGGATGTCATTCCGGCGCATCACCCTGCCCTTCCTGGCGCCGACCATGGTGGCCGGCGCCTTCATCGCCTTCCTGCAGAGCTTCGAGAATTACAACACCACGCTGTTCGTGCGCGGCTTCGACACGCCGTTGACCGTGTATATCGCAAGCAAGGTCCGCACCGGCGTGACCCCGGCGGTCAACGCGCTGGGGCTGATCCTGATCGCGCTGACCATCATCGGCGCGGTGGTCTATGAATTGCTGCGCCGGCGGGCGGCGCGCAGAATTCCGCCGGTCAGTTGA
- a CDS encoding metal ABC transporter permease has protein sequence MIFDAFLLRALAGGIGLALVMGPLGCFVVWRRMAYFGDTLAHSALLGITLGTVTGLGYGPGIVVACLSVAILLVVLKRRQPLAEDTLLGILAHSALSLGLVAMALAGNPRVDMMAYLFGDILAIDTGDLWSIWLGGAGVLAALALLWRRLLAITVDEDLARVEGVPVLGVQLAFMGLIALVIALAMKIVGVLLVTSLLVIPAAAARRLAATPEAMAAAAAGLGAISVTLGLGASMVWDLPSGPAVVVTAAVIFGVISAMPRQLTGGILRAARRRSNS, from the coding sequence ATGATTTTCGACGCTTTCCTGCTCCGGGCGCTTGCCGGCGGCATCGGTCTGGCCCTGGTGATGGGACCGCTTGGCTGTTTCGTCGTCTGGCGACGCATGGCCTATTTCGGCGACACGCTGGCACATTCGGCGCTGCTCGGCATCACGCTTGGCACCGTCACCGGCTTGGGCTATGGCCCCGGCATCGTCGTGGCCTGCCTGTCCGTCGCCATTCTGCTGGTGGTCTTGAAGCGCCGCCAGCCGCTGGCCGAAGACACGCTGCTCGGCATTCTGGCGCATTCGGCGCTGTCGCTGGGGCTGGTGGCGATGGCGCTGGCCGGCAACCCGCGAGTCGACATGATGGCCTATCTGTTCGGCGACATCCTGGCGATCGACACCGGCGATCTGTGGTCGATCTGGCTGGGCGGTGCCGGTGTGCTGGCGGCCCTGGCCCTGCTGTGGCGCCGCCTGCTGGCGATCACGGTCGACGAGGATCTGGCGCGGGTGGAAGGCGTGCCGGTGCTGGGCGTGCAACTGGCCTTCATGGGGTTGATCGCGCTGGTCATCGCGCTGGCGATGAAGATCGTGGGCGTGCTGCTGGTGACTTCGCTGCTGGTCATTCCCGCCGCCGCCGCCCGCAGGCTTGCCGCCACGCCCGAGGCGATGGCGGCTGCGGCCGCGGGCCTGGGCGCGATCTCGGTCACATTGGGCCTTGGCGCCTCGATGGTCTGGGATCTGCCATCGGGGCCGGCGGTGGTGGTGACGGCGGCAGTGATATTCGGGGTGATCTCGGCAATGCCGCGTCAACTGACCGGCGGAATTCTGCGCGCCGCCCGCCGGCGCAGCAATTCATAG
- a CDS encoding ATP-binding cassette domain-containing protein → MTAAAHRPVAAIADTVDPTPLVDIRGLVIARDGRRLLDGIDLAIAPGRIISLIGPNGAGKSTLVKVALGLIAPDEGTVRRRPGLRIGYVPQSLAVDRTLPLTARRFMTLADVRGRRATAAEIAQALAEAGAEGLENRSFHSLSGGEAKRVMLARALLQAPDLLVLDEAAAHLDMPGQIAFYRTLRTIRDRRGCGILLVSHDLHLVMSATDHVLCLNGHVCCSGHPDDVSRDPAFLALFGPMGAEALAPYHHAHDHVHDHVHIHGAGAADDCTAGCRQTGSTHPHS, encoded by the coding sequence ATGACCGCGGCCGCCCATCGTCCTGTGGCAGCGATTGCAGACACGGTCGATCCGACGCCGCTGGTCGACATTCGCGGGTTGGTGATCGCGCGCGATGGCCGCCGCCTGCTGGATGGCATAGACCTGGCCATCGCGCCGGGGCGGATCATCAGCCTGATCGGCCCCAATGGCGCGGGCAAATCGACCCTGGTCAAAGTGGCCCTGGGGCTGATCGCACCTGACGAGGGTACGGTCCGGCGCCGGCCGGGTCTGCGGATCGGCTATGTGCCGCAATCGCTGGCGGTGGATCGCACCCTGCCGCTGACCGCGCGCCGCTTCATGACCCTGGCCGATGTCCGTGGCCGCCGGGCCACGGCCGCCGAGATTGCCCAGGCGCTGGCCGAGGCGGGGGCCGAAGGGCTTGAGAACCGGTCCTTCCACAGCCTGTCGGGCGGCGAGGCCAAGCGGGTGATGCTGGCCAGGGCCTTGTTGCAGGCGCCCGATCTTCTGGTGCTGGACGAAGCCGCCGCCCATCTGGACATGCCCGGCCAGATCGCCTTCTATCGCACCTTGCGCACGATCCGCGACCGGCGCGGCTGCGGCATTCTGCTGGTCAGCCATGATCTGCATCTGGTGATGTCGGCGACCGATCACGTGCTGTGCCTGAACGGCCATGTCTGCTGTTCCGGCCATCCCGATGATGTCAGCCGCGATCCGGCGTTCCTGGCGCTGTTCGGGCCGATGGGTGCCGAGGCGCTGGCGCCATATCACCACGCCCACGACCATGTTCACGACCACGTCCATATCCATGGGGCCGGCGCCGCTGACGACTGCACCGCCGGTTGCCGGCAAACCGGCTCCACCCATCCTCATTCATGA
- a CDS encoding transcriptional repressor, which yields MAETPTTHDHDPAPHHPGRHGDAFPGNDHDHRACVATALDLAERVCAANGARLTDLRRRVLELVLQGHEPVRAYDVLDRLKDERSGAAPPTVYRALDFLLEQGLVHRIESMNAFVGCGLAGRVHSGQFLICDSCGRVAELNDRNSADRLAAVAASAGFVVQRQMVELHGLCAGCAASPDATAGAA from the coding sequence ATGGCAGAGACCCCCACGACCCACGATCATGACCCGGCCCCCCATCACCCCGGCCGGCACGGCGATGCCTTTCCCGGAAATGACCACGATCACCGGGCCTGTGTCGCCACGGCACTGGATCTGGCGGAACGGGTCTGCGCCGCCAATGGCGCGCGGCTGACCGATCTGCGCCGCCGGGTTCTGGAACTGGTGTTGCAGGGGCATGAACCGGTGCGCGCTTATGACGTGCTCGACCGGTTGAAGGACGAACGCAGCGGTGCGGCGCCGCCGACGGTTTATCGGGCGCTGGATTTCCTGCTGGAGCAGGGGCTGGTGCACCGCATCGAGTCGATGAATGCCTTTGTCGGCTGCGGACTGGCCGGGCGGGTGCATAGCGGCCAGTTCCTGATCTGCGACAGCTGCGGCCGGGTGGCGGAACTGAATGATCGTAACAGCGCCGACCGGCTGGCCGCCGTGGCGGCTTCGGCCGGATTCGTCGTCCAGCGCCAGATGGTGGAACTGCACGGGTTGTGTGCCGGCTGTGCGGCATCGCCGGATGCGACGGCAGGTGCGGCATGA
- a CDS encoding zinc ABC transporter substrate-binding protein has translation MAKRNPVRSTAATLLFCGTALTGMALTGMALTGAGVAAAADAPVVVATIKPLHALVAGVMAGVGEPRLLVQGAASPHDFALKPSDARVLDRASLVFWAGPGVESFMPRVIDTLAKDAHTIALVDAPGVKTLPVREGGVWEPHEHDHEGHEGEDHGHDDHDHEAHADAHDDHDHDGHGHDGHDHDEHEHEHEHEHGMIDGHAWLSPANARAMVTRIAAVLAEADPAHADTYRRNATAYDARLDALDAQLAQQMAAVKDKPYIVFHDAYQYFESAYGLAGAGSVTLNPEQPPGARRISELRARITEGGVVCVFAEPQFDPRLVKTLTEGTAARSAVLDPIGTDITAGADAYPALMERLATSLSGCLSGAG, from the coding sequence ATGGCGAAGCGCAACCCGGTGCGCAGCACCGCAGCCACCCTGTTGTTCTGCGGCACAGCATTGACGGGCATGGCACTGACAGGCATGGCACTGACCGGGGCTGGCGTGGCCGCTGCCGCCGATGCGCCCGTTGTCGTTGCCACCATCAAGCCGCTTCACGCCCTGGTCGCGGGCGTGATGGCGGGTGTGGGGGAGCCTCGGCTGCTGGTGCAGGGTGCCGCCAGCCCGCATGATTTCGCGCTGAAACCATCGGATGCGCGGGTGCTCGACCGGGCATCACTGGTATTCTGGGCCGGCCCCGGTGTCGAGAGTTTCATGCCCAGGGTCATCGACACGCTGGCCAAGGATGCCCACACGATCGCTCTGGTCGATGCCCCGGGTGTGAAGACGCTGCCCGTGCGGGAAGGCGGCGTGTGGGAACCGCATGAACATGACCATGAAGGCCATGAGGGCGAGGATCACGGGCATGACGATCATGATCATGAAGCCCATGCCGACGCGCATGACGATCATGATCACGATGGGCATGGTCACGATGGGCATGACCATGACGAGCACGAGCACGAGCACGAGCACGAGCACGGCATGATCGATGGTCATGCATGGCTGTCACCGGCCAATGCCCGCGCCATGGTCACCCGTATCGCCGCCGTGCTGGCCGAGGCGGACCCGGCACATGCCGACACCTATCGCCGCAACGCCACCGCCTATGATGCCCGGCTGGACGCCCTTGACGCGCAACTGGCACAACAAATGGCCGCGGTGAAGGACAAGCCCTATATCGTCTTCCACGATGCCTATCAGTATTTCGAATCCGCCTATGGTCTGGCGGGTGCCGGGTCGGTGACGCTGAACCCCGAGCAGCCGCCCGGCGCCCGGCGGATTTCCGAGCTGCGCGCGCGCATCACCGAGGGTGGCGTGGTCTGCGTGTTTGCCGAGCCGCAATTCGACCCGCGGCTGGTGAAAACACTGACCGAAGGCACCGCGGCCCGCAGCGCCGTGCTCGATCCGATCGGCACCGACATCACGGCCGGCGCCGACGCCTACCCTGCGTTGATGGAGCGGCTGGCCACGTCCCTTAGCGGGTGCCTGTCCGGCGCCGGCTGA